DNA from Lachnospiraceae bacterium C1.1:
TTTCGGAAAAGATCATGGAAATAAAAAATAATACTGACAAAATGAAGGAATGTTTTCAGTCAGCTATGCAACAGACAGAGAGGAAACTTTCGGATATAAATTTTCAGGATTATGAAAGAGTGGTTTTTATAGCTAAAAGCATAGGGACAGTGATTGCAGCCTGTTATGATTCCAGTAATAAAATAGATGCCGAAAATGTAATTTTAACGCCGCTCCCACAGACCTTTGATTACTTAAAGAATAATAGCGGAATTATTTTTCATGGGAGTACGGATCCATGGTGTGAAACGAATATTGTTGAAAAAGCTTCTGATGATCTTGATATAAAATT
Protein-coding regions in this window:
- a CDS encoding alpha/beta hydrolase; the encoded protein is MKKGIAVLFPGIGYTNDRPLLYYSKKIVKEIGFDCVEINYSISEKIMEIKNNTDKMKECFQSAMQQTERKLSDINFQDYERVVFIAKSIGTVIAACYDSSNKIDAENVILTPLPQTFDYLKNNSGIIFHGSTDPWCETNIVEKASDDLDIKLFKIENANHSLETGNIITDIENLEKIIKEIRKFVLRLEIN